The following are encoded in a window of Oncorhynchus keta strain PuntledgeMale-10-30-2019 chromosome 10, Oket_V2, whole genome shotgun sequence genomic DNA:
- the LOC118389045 gene encoding aminoacylase-1-like, with product MLPDKDGSGGCGGGQATSGEDPSVNLFREYLRLRTVHPEPDYDAALRFLDRIAEELGLPMKKIEVCPGRVVSIMTWQGTNPALKSILLNSHTDVVPVYQEHWKYDAFAAVKDAEGNIYARGTQDMKCVTIQYIQAIRRLKAEGRKCMRTIHLMFVPDEEVGGHKGMETFVKLPEFQKLNIGFALDEGLANPGEAFTVFYGERNPWWITVHCPGSPGHGSRFVENTAAEKLRSIINSFLDFREKEKHRLNTSECFTLGDVTTVNMTMVKGGVAYNVIPAEMDVSFDLRIPPTVNLQEFEEQIKKWCKEAGEGITYEFAQKHMNQNLTSTDDSDPWWNTFSTTCKAMNMTLEKEIFPAATDSRFIRAVGLPAIGFSPMNRTPILLHDHNEYLNEQVFLKGIQVYENLVPALANVPALPCDT from the exons ATGTTGCCTGATAAGGATGGATCAGGTGGTTGTGGTGGAGGCCAGGCCACATCGGGAGAAGACCCCTCAGTGAACCTGTTTAGAGAGTACCTCCGCCTCAGGACTGTCCACCCAGAGCCTGACTATG ATGCTGCTCTGAGGTTCCTGGATAGAATAGCAGAGGAGCTTGGGCTGCCCATGAAGAAAATTGAG GTCTGCCCCGGTAGAGTTGTGTCTATCATGACCTGGCAGGGGACCAACCCTGCTCTGAAGTCCATCCTGCTCAACTCCCACACTGACGTTGTGCCTGTTTACCAG GAACACTGGAAGTATGATGCGTTTGCTGCTGTGAAAGATGCAGAGGGCAACATCTACGCTCGAGGAACACAGGACATGAAGTGTGTCACCATACA GTATATCCAGGCCATCAGAAGACTTAAAGCAGAGGGAAGGAAGTGTATGCGCACCATCCACCTAATGTTTGTGCCAG ATGAGGAGGTCGGAGGTCACAAAGGAATGGAGACGTTTGTGAAGCTCCCAGAGTTTCAGAAATTGAACATTGGCTTTGCACTTGACGAAG GTCTTGCCAACCCTGGGGAAGCCTTCACTGTCTTCTATGGCGAGAGGAATCCCTGGT GGATAACGGTCCACTGCCCAGGCAGTCCTGGCCACGGCTCCAGGTTTGTGGAGAACACGGCTGCAGAGAAACTG CGCAGTATTATTAACTCCTTCCTGGACTTCAGGGAGAAGGAGAAACACAG gttgaACACCAGCGAGTGTTTCACTCTTGGTGATGTCACCACTGTCAACATGACCATGGTGAAAGGAGGTGTGGCCTACAACGTCATCCCTGCCGAGATGGACGTCAGTTTTGACTTGAGAATACCACCCACGGTCAATTtgcag GAGTTCGAGGAGCAGATTAAGAAGTGGTGTAAGGAGGCAGGAGAGGGCATCACGTATGAGTTTGCTCAG AAACACATGAACCAGAATTTGACATCCACAGATGATAGCGACCCCTGGTGGAACACCTTCAGTACAACCTGCAAAGCCAT GAACATGACTTTGGAAAAGGAGATCTTCCCTGCAGCCACGGACAGTCGCTTCATCAGAGCG GTGGGCCTCCCTGCCATCGGCTTCTCCCCAATGAACCGGACACCCATCCTGCTGCACGACCACAACGAATATCTGAACGAACAGGTCTTCCTCAAAGGCATTCAGGTGTACGAGAACCTAGTGCCAGCATTAGCAAATGTGCCCGCTCTGCCTTGCGACACCTAG
- the LOC127932253 gene encoding putative nuclease HARBI1, whose product MKAQNCVFLSALTMACPFVRDVVDEEALVLRRAFRRERVFRDRLDPLAFPDDHLYERYRFSADGIRYLCRLLGPRIKHRTARSHALSVEQMVCVALRFFASGAFLYSVGDAEQLNKATICRTIRSVCLAIKALADVFISFPGHRRLCDIKEEFYRIAGFPNVIGAVDCTHIRIKAPSGAHEADFVNRKSFHSINVQMVCNADCVISNVVAKWPGSVHDSRIFRASEIYQCLSQGEFSGVLLGDRGYGCQPFLLTPFTDPQEAQQAYNHAHARTRARVEMTFGLLKARFHCLHKLRVSPVRACDITVACAVLHNVACLRKERAPRVPPGMDWDNPAIFPDDDSGRLLRDQYVLNYFS is encoded by the exons ATGAAGGCCCAAAATTGTGTGTTCCTTTCTGCTCTGACAATGGCATGCCCATTCGTGCGAGATGTGGTGGATGAAGAAGCACTTGTGCTGAGGAGAGCCTTCAGGCGAGAAAGGGTCTTCAGGGACCGGTTGGACCCACTGGCCTTCCCTGACGACCATCTATATGAAAGATACAGGTTTTCTGCAGATGGCATCAGGTATCTATGCAGACTACTGGGTCCCAGGATTAAGCACCGCACTGCACGGAGCCATGCACTGAGTGTGGAGCAAATGGTTTGTGTGGCCTTGCGCTTTTTTGCTAGTGGAGCCTTCCTGTACTCAGTGGGGGATGCAGAACAGCTGAACAAGGCCACAATTTGCCGCACAATAAGGAGTGTGTGTCTGGCTATCAAAGCATTAGCAGATGTCTTCATCTCCTTCCCTGGCCACAGAAGACTCTGTGACATCAAAGAGGAGTTCTATAGGATTGCAG GTTTCCCCAATGTCATTGGTGCAGTGGACTGCACACACATACGGATAAAAGCCCCCTCAGGTGCCCATGAGGCCGATTTTGTGAATAGgaaatcctttcacagcattaatgTTCAG atggtctgcaatgctgactgtgtgatcagcaatgttgtggcaaaatggcctggctcagtccatgactccagaatctttcgggcctctgaaatctatcagtgcctatcacaag gtgaattctctggtgtgttgctgggagacagggggtatggctgccagccttttctcctgacacctttcacagacccccaggaagcacagcaggcctacaaccatgcccatgccaggaccagggccagagttgaaatgacctttggcctcctgaaggcacgctttcactgccttcacaaattaagggtcagccctgttagggcatgtgatattactgtggcttgtgctgtcctccacaatgtggcctgcctgaggaaggagagggcccccagagtgccaccaggcatggactgggacaatccggcaatcttccctgatgacgacagtggtcggctgctgagggaccaatatgtgttgaattattttagttag
- the LOC127932254 gene encoding uncharacterized protein LOC127932254 isoform X2, translating into MATRAAYFSPSEAQILMEAYEEVKDIIKKKGNTATVIKQREKAWQSIADRLNALNMNGPKRTWQQVKIKYKNILQNAVKKNTHRQGTGGGSPKADLTPTEDMALELNKGRPVLEGIPGGKETSIGSSQDATRFIQVSGSTVFLLEPPAQAPDDADPGEGPSAAATAHDGDDDDEEETISLDSRRHEDPDAIQWENQPGNISSQAIRKLYGNHLRRQIELADIDIQYKKKKMENLALESEIKKRTIRKLDLEIKKLERELQEDDTAQNKN; encoded by the exons atggcaactagagccgcgtacttttccccgtcggaagcacaaatcctcatggaggcatacgaggaggtaaaagatataattaagaagaaaggcaacaccgccacagtgataaagcaaagagaaaaagcgtggcaaagtattgcagaccgcctgaatgc attaaacatgaacgggccaaaacggacatggcagcaggtcaaaatcaaatacaagaaCATTCTGCAGAATG CAGTGAAAAAGAATACCCACAGACAAGGCACGGGTGGTGGGTCACCAAAGGCTGACCTTACCCCAACAGAGGACATGGCCTTGGAGCTAAATAAAGGCAGGCCCGTCTTAGAGGGGATCCCTGGGGGGAAAGAGACGAGCATAGGTTCCTCCCAAGATGCCACCCGCTTCATTCaag TGTCTGGCAGCACTGTGTTCCTGTTAGAGCCACCAGCACAAGCACCAGACGATGCTGATCCA GGTGAAGGCCCCagtgcagcagcaacagcacatgatggagacgatgatgatgaggaggagaccaTCTCTCTGGATTCCAGAAGGCATGAG GACCCAGATGCTATACAGTGGGAAAACCAGCCTGGCAACATA AGCTCACAAGCTATCAGAAAGTTGTATGGCAACCACCTCCGGCGCCAAATAGAACTGGCAGACATAGACATTCAGTACAAGAAGAAAAAGATGGAAAATCTTGCACTGGAGTCCGAAATAAAAAAGAGGACAATTAGGAAACTGGACCTTGAAATAAAAAAacttgagagggag CTCCAAGAAGATGACACAGCTCAAAATAAAAATTAG
- the LOC127932254 gene encoding uncharacterized protein LOC127932254 isoform X1: MATRAAYFSPSEAQILMEAYEEVKDIIKKKGNTATVIKQREKAWQSIADRLNALNMNGPKRTWQQVKIKYKNILQNAVKKNTHRQGTGGGSPKADLTPTEDMALELNKGRPVLEGIPGGKETSIGSSQDATRFIQVSGSTVFLLEPPAQAPDDADPGEGPSAAATAHDGDDDDEEETISLDSRRHEDPDAIQWENQPGNISSQAIRKLYGNHLRRQIELADIDIQYKKKKMENLALESEIKKRTIRKLDLEIKKLEREVRYAFNVHCMLTVTQMY; encoded by the exons atggcaactagagccgcgtacttttccccgtcggaagcacaaatcctcatggaggcatacgaggaggtaaaagatataattaagaagaaaggcaacaccgccacagtgataaagcaaagagaaaaagcgtggcaaagtattgcagaccgcctgaatgc attaaacatgaacgggccaaaacggacatggcagcaggtcaaaatcaaatacaagaaCATTCTGCAGAATG CAGTGAAAAAGAATACCCACAGACAAGGCACGGGTGGTGGGTCACCAAAGGCTGACCTTACCCCAACAGAGGACATGGCCTTGGAGCTAAATAAAGGCAGGCCCGTCTTAGAGGGGATCCCTGGGGGGAAAGAGACGAGCATAGGTTCCTCCCAAGATGCCACCCGCTTCATTCaag TGTCTGGCAGCACTGTGTTCCTGTTAGAGCCACCAGCACAAGCACCAGACGATGCTGATCCA GGTGAAGGCCCCagtgcagcagcaacagcacatgatggagacgatgatgatgaggaggagaccaTCTCTCTGGATTCCAGAAGGCATGAG GACCCAGATGCTATACAGTGGGAAAACCAGCCTGGCAACATA AGCTCACAAGCTATCAGAAAGTTGTATGGCAACCACCTCCGGCGCCAAATAGAACTGGCAGACATAGACATTCAGTACAAGAAGAAAAAGATGGAAAATCTTGCACTGGAGTCCGAAATAAAAAAGAGGACAATTAGGAAACTGGACCTTGAAATAAAAAAacttgagagggaggtgagatatgccttcaatgtacactgtatgctaactgtaacacaaatgtattaa
- the LOC118389047 gene encoding zinc finger protein 676-like, whose product MEPIDLEREDPPISLSGYANGEIMTLEISDVSPDLLVLEVKDSNLPESIHGSLDMEMNADFHEDDDDGHGFANVELQFFPCDACEASFTSEPELEQHLISSHSICDVASERGRQKAKSMETERVSPLHTCMTCGKVFKYLTSFRKHEETHIKALYTCKTCGKEFKYLTLFTKHQDTHVVPRTRGRRKGKSIKAVGLIVNKKMKGLHTCKHCGKEFKYVTSFIKHEKTHRITRTKRQRTLSTSKINIRLQGNRKDATETHVRANKKNRKNSEDTNDQDACILISSAEQQTPDTKRSPPFPCLDCGKIFKFFKSYQKHQKRHAWAQGKSEGVPPKQKHGSEAKENIRCPVCGRAFNKQTTRNKHQNIYHLKNNFHKNTNALTCCECDRHFEKADLFQKHKCFHLRKHVKAFIEAGRVSQDGDVFYCQLCVLQLTSGLEFENHARDIHPDQYRKILKAVGNIIKDTLKGLQTRRVDNQLTSQEEPEINLNSVGETEEDGSRQFICKNCGEYFLYRVSFTFCGKCLKDRKDRRKASKVYHCEECGQHFGRKDHLKRHSYSHSGSSFVCSDCGVKFRDPGELRTHEKTHQVRNYACQQCGKRFEQEEELMLHREVAHPEPGGYTCHRCGKTFSTVKNLGKHRMIHSNKTPHVCSNCGTKFKRREHLRRHESLHTNEKPHLCHCCGDTFGRKEDLNTHLGKMHIISRHFLCKACGTSFKDRNALRRHRYHAHTKAGKVFQCEACGLSFGRADHLKRHKHTHSTERPFSCSMCYKVFHRADNLKKHERNHRNKWLEYLNTHRHKTPKQESIFSESSKWKLRRSEASALLKLIQSHSKQQQHICYVCKKTFRGIYYLKRHRLLNCCVQRNKMDSFRYGTVK is encoded by the exons ATGGAGCCCATTGATTTGGAGAGGGAGGACCCTCCTATCTCACTATCTGGATATGCCAATGGCGAGATCATGACCTTGGAGATCTCAGACGTCTCTCCAGACTTGCTTGTTCTCGAGGTAAAGGACAGCAATCTACCTGAAAGTATCCATGGCAGCCTGGACATGGAGATGAATGCTGACTTtcatgaggatgatgatgatgggcaTG GTTTTGCAAATGTGGAACTCCAGTTCTTTCCCTGTGATGCCTGCGAAGCCTCCTTCACTAGCGAACCGGAGCTGGAGCAGCACTTGATAAGCTCTCACTCAATATGTGATGTAGCAagtgagagaggaagacagaaggCCAAGTCAATGGAAACAGAACGTGTCTCACCCCTGCACACCTGCATGACTTGTGGGAAGGTGTTCAAATATCTAACTTCATTCCGAAAACATGAGGAAACTCATATCAAAGCCCTGTACACCTGCAAGACTTGTGGGAAGGAGTTTAAATACCTAACTTTGTTTACAAAGCACCAGGACACTCATGTTGTACCAAGAACGAGAGGAAGAAGAAAGGGTAAGTCGATCAAAGCAGTTGGCCTGATTGTCAATAAGAAAATGAAAGGCCTTCACACCTGCAAGCACTGTGGTAAGGAGTTCAAATACGTAACTTCTTTCATAAAGCACGAGAAGACTCACAGGATCACGAGAACCAAAAGACAGAGGACACTTTCAACTTCCAAGATTAATATACGTCTTCAAGGCAATAGGAAAGATGCCACAGAAACTCATGTAAGGGCCAACAAGAAAAACAGGAAGAACAGTGAAGATACTAATGATCAGGATGCATGTATTTTAATATCTTCCGCTGAGCAGCAAACGCCTGACACGAAACGTTCTCCTCCATTTCCTTGTCTGGACTGTGGGAAGATTTTTAAGTTTTTCAAATCTTACCAAAAACACCAGAAAAGACATGCTTGGGCACAGGGCAAAAGTGAAGGAGTGCCTCCTAAACAGAAGCACGGATCAGAAGCGAAAGAAAATATTAGATGTCCGGTTTGTGGTAGAGCATTCAACAAGCAAACAACTCGCAACAAGCACCAGAACATTTATCATCTGAAAAATAACTTTCATAAAAACACAAATGCATTAACATGCTGTGAATGTGACCGCCATTTTGAAAAGGCAGATCTTTTCCAAAAGCACAAGTGCTTCCACCTGCGTAAGCATGTAAAGGCTTTCATAGAGGCAGGTAGGGTGAGCCAAGATGGGGATGTTTTCTATTGTCAACTCTGTGTCCTACAGCTCACCAGTGGACTGGAGTTTGAGAATCATGCCAGGGACATACACCCAGACCAGTACCGCAAAATCCTTAAAGCGGTTGGCAATATCATTAAAGACACCTTGAAAGGCTTGCAGACACGGAGGGTTGACAATCAGTTAACAAGTCAGGAGGAACCTGAAATAAACTTAAACAGTgtaggagagacggaggaggatgGATCGAGACAATTCATTTGCAAGAATTGTGGGGAATACTTCCTATATCGTGTTTCGTTTACATTTTGCGGGAAGTGTTTAAAGGATCGCAAAGACCGCAGGAAAGCATCCAAGGTGTACCACTGCGAGGAATGTGGCCAACACTTTGGCCGAAAGGATCACCTGAAGCGCCACAGCTATTCTCATTCTGGCAGTTCCTTTGTCTGTTCTGATTGTGGTGTTAAATTCAGGGATCCGGGAGAGTTGCGTACACATGAAAAGACTCATCAGGTGAGAAACTACGCCTGCCAGCAGTGTGGGAAGCGGtttgaacaggaagaggaactgatGTTGCATCGTGAAGTTGCTCACCCAGAACCAGGTGGTTATACATGCCACCGGTGCGGCAAGACATTTAGTACAGTGAAAAATCTGGGAAAACACAGAATGATCCATTCGAATAAAACTCCCCATGTCTGTTCAAATTGCGGTACGAAGTTCAAGAGGCGCGAGCACCTGAGGCGGCATGAGAGCCTGCACACCAACGAGAAACCTCATCTTTGTCATTGTTGTGGTGATACATTCGGGCGGAAGGAGGACCTTAACACCCACCTCGGTAAAATGCACATCATATCAAGACATTTTCTTTGTAAAGCTTGTGGTACAAGTTTCAAGGACCGTAACGCTCTCAGGAGACATAGGTATCACGCTCACACTAAGGCTGGCAAGGTGTTCCAATGTGAGGCGTGTGGCCTAAGCTTCGGTCGGGCGGATCATCTGAAGCGCCACAAGCACACACATTCCACTGAAAGACCCTTCTCATGCTCAATGTGTTACAAAGTATTCCACCGGGCAGACAACCTCAAGAAGCATGAAAGAAATCACAGGAACAAGTGGTTGGAATACCTGAACACTCACCGCCACAAAACGCCCAAGCAGGAGAGCATATTTTCTGAGAGCTCCAAGTGGAAACTGCGTCGATCTGAAGCATCGGCCCTACTAAAGCTTATCCAGAGTCACTCCAAGCAGCAGCAACATATCTGCTACGTTTGTAAAAAGACTTTCAGGGGAATTTACTATCTAAAGAGGCACCGTCTACTAAACTGCTGTGTACAAAGAAATAAAATGGATTCATTCCGGTATGGGACTGTTAAATAA